GGCGTCCGCACTGGCCCAGGGCGGCGACGCGGACCGGGCCTTCCTCGCGGACATCCTGCGGGCCTCGGTCCTGGTGGGAACACCGCCGCTTCGAGTGGAGGGCGCACCGGGCGCCTGGCTCTCGGGGGTGGGCGCGGTGGGGTTGGACGATGGAACGCTGGGGGCCTATTCGGTGGGGACCCCCGAGGTGCTGTCCCCCCTCGGGGGAGGCACGGGCGTGTTGCGCTATGCCGGCACGGACCTGGGCGCGGCGGTGGCCTCGTCGCCAGGGGGCACCGTGCTGTTTCTCGGGGTGCCGTTCGAGGGCCTCACGAGCGGAACCGTTCGAGGTCAACTGATGGGTGAGTTCCTGGTGCGCGCGGGCCTGTTGACCCAGGTGCCTTCATTGCCGCCTCCGGACGTCGTGTCGCCCCTGAACCCCCGGCCGTTGACGGGGTGCATCGCGGCGCGCGCGGTGGATCCGCACCCGGTCGTCATTCCCCCGGTGGATCCGCCTCCCACGGTGCGAGAGCCCCTCCCTCAGTTCTATTACGGGCTGGGAGACAGCGGCTGCGGCTGCGGGGCGGGTGGCGCGGGGGTGGGCTCGGGCTTGTGGATGCTGTTCGGTTTGATTGTTCATCGGCGGCGCGCGCGGGCCCGGACAGGCCATGTGAAGCGTTGACTCAGCGGGGGCGCGTGCCTACGGTCGGCCGCCCTGTAGCGAACTTCACGACGTGCGGGCCGTTTCGCCCCACGCGCCTTTGGAAGGAGACACGGACACCATGGCCATCAAGATCGCCATCAACGGTTTCGGTCGTATCGGCCGGTGCGTGCTGCGCGCCGCGCTCAGCCGCAAGGAGAACCTCGAGATCGTCGCCATCAACGACCTCGACAAGCCCTCGGCGCTGGCGCACCTGTTCAAGTACGACTCCGTGCACCGCACGTGGCCGGGCACCGTGTCGCACACGGACAAGGGCATCGTGGTGGATGGCCGGGAGATCGCCGTCACCGCCGAGAAGGACCCGTCCGCGCTGCCCTGGAAGGCGATGAACGTGGACGTGGTGCTCGAGTGCACCGGTCGCTTCACGGCGCGCGAGGGCGCGGAGAAGCACCTGAAGGCGGGCGCTCGCAAGGTGCTCATCTCGGCCCCGGCCAAGGGTCCGGACCTCACCATCGCGTACGGCATCAACCACGACCAGTACGATCCGGCCAAGCACCACATCGTCTCGAACGCCTCGTGCACCACCAACTGCCTGGCGCCCATCGCCAAGGTGCTGGTGGACAACTTCGGCATCGAGAACGGCCTGATGACCACGGTGCACAGCTACACCAACGATCAGCGCATCCTGGACCTCACGCACGAGGACATGCGCCGCGCTCGCGCCGCCGCGCTCTCCATGATCCCCACCAGCACGGGCGCCGCGAAGGCCATCGGTGAGGTCATCCCCTCGCTGAAGGGCAAGATGCACGGCATCTCGGTGCGCGTGCCCACCCCGAACGTGTCGCTGGTGGACCTGACGGTGAACACGTCCAAGGCCGTGACGCCGGAGGCCGTGGTGGAGGCGTACCGCCAGGCCGCCGCCGGTTCGCTCAAGGGCGTCCTCGAGTTCAGCGACGCGCAGACGGTGTCGGTGGACTACAACGGCAACCCGCACTCGGCCATCTTCGACTCGACCAACTGCTTCGTGATGGGCGAGCGGCTCCTGAAGGTCATGGCCTGGTACGACAACGAGTGGGGCTTCTCGAACCGCATGGTGGACACGGCCAAGTTCCTCGTGTCCAAGGGCATCTAGTTCGAGCGCCAGGCTGACCGAGACGGGAGTACCAAGATGATCCGCTACATCGATGACATGCAGCT
This portion of the Myxococcaceae bacterium JPH2 genome encodes:
- the gap gene encoding type I glyceraldehyde-3-phosphate dehydrogenase, translating into MAIKIAINGFGRIGRCVLRAALSRKENLEIVAINDLDKPSALAHLFKYDSVHRTWPGTVSHTDKGIVVDGREIAVTAEKDPSALPWKAMNVDVVLECTGRFTAREGAEKHLKAGARKVLISAPAKGPDLTIAYGINHDQYDPAKHHIVSNASCTTNCLAPIAKVLVDNFGIENGLMTTVHSYTNDQRILDLTHEDMRRARAAALSMIPTSTGAAKAIGEVIPSLKGKMHGISVRVPTPNVSLVDLTVNTSKAVTPEAVVEAYRQAAAGSLKGVLEFSDAQTVSVDYNGNPHSAIFDSTNCFVMGERLLKVMAWYDNEWGFSNRMVDTAKFLVSKGI